A single genomic interval of Salvia miltiorrhiza cultivar Shanhuang (shh) unplaced genomic scaffold, IMPLAD_Smil_shh original_scaffold_266, whole genome shotgun sequence harbors:
- the LOC131003750 gene encoding uncharacterized protein LOC131003750, with translation MTTESVLDRTLFSEDFATQWHSTESRVLPRLGSDHAPILFKCSTPPNSYGARPFRFLNMWSSHSDFIPMVQRSWATVVDTNCPMVRMMHKLKRLRKELKIWNKFTFGNFNTSLEELYNKLSSLQAHIDNVGYSDALFDQEVELEASISVMLSRQEDLHRQKSRIRWLQDGDRNTKFYHNMLRMKRASHTIKHLEINDVLVEDHNTLASHVENFYKALFAADINPGGDLSWITNYITSSLTLDHKSALVTCPTATEIKAVVFAMDKDSAPGPDGFGVIAKILAIRLNAAAATIVSSNQFGFILGRSIHECITLAFEGANCMERSLHGKNMALKVDIHKAFDTLRWDFLLFVLQQFGFPNIFCSWIKTILSSARISIRFNGALYGYFECSRGVRQGDPLSPILFALAEDVLSRIFLDAGNRGLIAGMRFSRSLSFPSHLLYADDVLLFCQATKRNCIMIDSIIQLYSTVSGQYCNKNKSTLYFGKGVSPGRRSRLQRILDFNIGSMPFTYLGVPIFSGRASSAKLRPIFDRILAHFPRWQGSQLSMAGRLCLVSSVINSAAVHSMLVYKWPVKLLHDLDRACRSFIWTGSTMKKPSFSVSWIRARALKEQGGIGVKSFSDINNSFMFRLGWYILNMNSFGYRLLRQKYLTQTMDWASQWASSSIWTGVRKTIREIVSDTFCTIGNGDTIYFWRDNWLGYRLIDRLHIPEFMTPYFSQKISDFYFNNKWHLTYSFIQSFPRIALDIISTPIPGLADDRSWIHSGFGNITAASAFAHIRPQFPKVDWGSWIWAPFIPARRSLFVWRTIVGKLPTFDMNRLLGFQGPNRCPLCSAAEETMDHVLLNCSFSASIWADVFRWFLIEQTLPLDVGSMIRFSIHQKNSKQVGNLWKVGVVSLLWSLWSHRNNIIHNNLTPSRHLILKQVRVFLCEDANNFVLGTMANSVTDLLILKNLSIAGQPRKPFSFIYVAWHFPPPSWIKVNTDGSAAMGLRSKQSF, from the exons ATGACCACTGAGTCTGTCCTGGACCGCACTCTTTTCTCAGAGGATTTTGCTACGCAATGGCATTCTACTGAGAGTCGGGTTTTGCCTCGTCTTGGCTCTGACCATGCTCCTATTTTGTTTAAATGTTCCACTCCTCCTAATTCCTATGGCGCCCGTCCTTTTCGTTTCCTGAACATGTGGAGTTCTCACTCTGATTTTATTCCAATGGTTCAGCGTTCTTGGGCTACTGTTGTTGACACGAACTGCCCCATGGTGCGTATGATGCACAAGTTGAAACGTTTGAGGAAAGAGCTCAAAATTTGGAATAAATTCACTTTTGGGAACTTCAACACTTCGCTTGAAGAGCTCTATAATAAGCTCTCTTCTCTTCAGGCACATATCGATAATGTTGGCTACTCTGACGCGCTCTTTGATCAAGAAGTTGAGCTTGAAGCCTCTATCTCGGTCATGCTCTCTCGGCAAGAGGACCTACATCGCCAGAAAAGTAGAATTCGATGGCTCCAGGATGGCGATCGAAATACAAAGTTTTATCATAACATGTTGAGAATGAAGCGCGCTAGCCATACTATCAAGCATCTTGAGATTAACGACGTCCTGGTTGAAGATCATAACACTTTGGCGTCTCATGTGGAAAACTTTTATAAAGCTCTTTTTGCGGCGGATATCAATCCTGGGGGCGATCTTTCGTGGATTACTAATTATATCACCAGTAGCCTCACTTTGGATCATAAATCGGCTTTGGTTACTTGTCCGACTGCGACGGAGATCAAAGCGGTGGTCTTTGCTATGGACAAAGATAGCGCTCCCGGCCCGGATGGCTTTGGAG ttATTGCCAAGATTCTGGCGATCCGACTGAATGCTGCTGCTGCCACCATCGTCTCCAGCAACCAATTTGGCTTTATTTTGGGACGTTCTATTCATGAGTGCATCACTCTTGCCTTTGAAGGGGCGAACTGCATGGAGAGATCTTTACACGGCAAAAACATGGCTCTTAAAGTCGACATTCATAAGGCCTTTGATACGCTTAGATGGGATTTTCTTCTGTTCGTGCTTCAACAGTTTGGCTTCCCAAATATTTTCTGCTCTTGGATCAAAACTATTCTTAGCTCGGCTCGCATCTCTATTCGGTTCAATGGTGCTCTCTATGGCTATTTCGAATGCAGTCGGGGAGTAAGACAAGGAGATCCTTTGTCTCCCATTCTTTTTGCCTTGGCGGAAGATGTTCTTAGCCGTATTTTTCTGGACGCTGGTAATCGGGGTTTAATCGCCGGCATGCGTTTCTCGAGATCTTTGAGTTTCCCTTCTCATCTGCTTTACGCTGACGATGTGCTCCTGTTCTGTCAGGCCACCAAGCGTAATTGCATTATGATTGACTCGATTATTCAGCTCTATTCCACGGTCTCTGGTCAATATTGCAACAAGAATAAGTCTACTCTTTACTTCGGGAAAGGGGTGTCGCCTGGGCGACGTTCTAGGCTCCAACGGATTTTGGACTTCAACATTGGCTCCATGCCTTTCACATACTTGGGAGTGCCTATTTTCTCGGGTCGTGCTTCTTCCGCTAAACTTCGACCTATCTTTGATCGTATTCTTGCACATTTCCCTAGGTGGCAAGGTAGTCAACTCTCTATGGCGGGCAGGCTCTGCTTAGTTTCTTCTGTTATCAACAGTGCTGCGGTACATAGTATGCTTGTTTATAAATGGCCGGTGAAACTTCTGCATGATCTTGACAGAGCTTGTAGATCGTTCATCTGGACTGGGAGTACTATGAAGAAACCTTCTTTTTCTGTGAGTTGGATCAGAGCTCGCGCTCTGAAGGAACAGGGCGGCATTGGAGTCAAATCTTTCTCTGACATCAATAATAGTTTCATGTTTCGGCTAGGTTGGTATATTCTGAACATGAACAGCTTCGGTTATCGGCTGCTTCGTCAGAAATATCTCACTCAGACCATGGATTGGGCTTCCCAATGGGCGAGTTCGTCGATTTGGACTGGTGTTAGAAAGACAATTCGGGAGATTGTTTCGGATACCTTCTGCACGATTGGGAATGGTGATACGATTTATTTTTGGAGAGATAATTGGCTCGGGTATCGGCTGATCGACAGACTTCATATTCCGGAGTTCATGACACCCTATTTTTCTCAGAAGATTTCAGACTTCTACTTTAATAATAAGTGGCACCTCACTTATAGTTTTATTCAGTCTTTCCCGCGCATTGCTCTCGACATCATATCTACCCCCATTCCTGGATTGGCGGACGACAGATCCTGGATTCACTCGGGTTTCGGGAACATTACTGCTGCTTCGGCCTTTGCTCACATACGACCTCAGTTCCCTAAGGTCGACTGGGGATCCTGGATTTGGGCCCCTTTTATCCCCGCTCGACGATCTCTCTTTGTCTGGCGCACTATTGTTGGCAAGCTCCCTACCTTTGATATGAATCGCCTTCTTGGTTTTCAGGGGCCTAACCGCTGCCCTTTATGCTCGGCAGCAGAAGAGACGATGGATCACGTTCTGTTGAACTGCTCCTTCTCGGCTTCTATTTGGGCGGATGTCTTtcgttggtttttgattgagcaAACTTTGCCGTTGGATGTGGGCAGCATGATTCGCTTCTCTATCCACCAGAAAAACAGCAAACAAGTTGGCAATTTGTGGAAAGTTGGGGTGGTCTCTCTCCTTTGGAGTCTCTGGTCTCACCGCAACAACATCATACACAACAATTTAACACCTTCGCGCCACCTCATTCTCAAGCAGGTCAGGGTTTTTCTTTGTGAAGATGCCAACAATTTCGTCCTTGGCACTATGGCCAACTCGGTTACtgatcttctcattcttaagAATCTTTCCATCGCTGGACAACCCAGGAAGCCTTTCTCCTTTATTTACGTTGCTTGGCACTTTCCCCCGCCgtcttggattaaagttaatactgatGGCTCG GCGGCCATGGGGTTGCGTTCGAAGCAGAGCTTTTAG